Proteins from a genomic interval of Pseudomonas asplenii:
- the betT gene encoding choline transporter BetT, which produces MNPPVFYFAATFILLFGLLVISQPEAAGQWLLAAQNWAANTVGWYYLLAMTLYLVFVVVTALSGYGRIKLGADHDEPEFSYLSWAGMLFAAGISITLFFFCVSEPLTHMLVPPQGDTGPLAGTNAAARQAMQILFLHWGLHGWGVFAFVGMALAYFAYRHNLPLALRSALYPLIGKRINGPIGYAVDGFGIIATVFGLGADMGFGVLHLNSGLDYLFGIPHTQWIQVGLIVLMMGAAIAVAVAGVDKGVRVMSDINMLLACALLLFVLFAGPTQHLLNTLIQNLGDYLGALPTKSFDLYAYDQPSDWLGGWTVFYWAWWIAWAPFVGLFIARISRGRTIREFVFGVLLIPLGFTLAWMSIFGNSAIEQVLNHGMSALGQSAIDDPSRTLYLLLETYPWSRTVIAVTVFISFVFFVTSADSGTVVLSTLSARGGNADEDGPKWLRVFWGAMTALITSALLFSGSIDALKSAVVLTSLPFSLILLLMMWGLHKAFYLESQKRIAQLHSLAPVSPARRGRGGWRQRLSQAVHFPSRDEVYRFLDQTVRPAIEEVTAVFVEKGLNVVTQPDPANDNVSLEIGHGDLHPFVYQVQMRGYFTPSFALGGLGSRDMRNRRYYRAEVHLSEGSQDYDLMGYSKEQIINDILDQYERHMQFLHLVR; this is translated from the coding sequence ATGAACCCGCCCGTGTTCTACTTCGCTGCGACCTTCATCCTGCTGTTCGGTCTGCTGGTCATCAGCCAGCCCGAAGCCGCCGGCCAATGGTTGCTGGCCGCGCAGAACTGGGCAGCCAACACAGTCGGCTGGTATTACCTGCTGGCGATGACCCTGTACCTGGTCTTCGTGGTGGTCACCGCCTTGTCCGGCTACGGCAGGATCAAGCTCGGTGCCGACCACGACGAACCCGAGTTCAGCTACCTGTCCTGGGCCGGCATGCTGTTCGCCGCCGGGATCAGCATCACCCTGTTCTTCTTCTGCGTCTCCGAACCGCTGACCCACATGCTCGTGCCGCCCCAGGGCGACACCGGGCCCCTCGCAGGTACAAACGCTGCCGCGCGACAGGCGATGCAGATCCTGTTCCTGCACTGGGGCCTGCACGGCTGGGGCGTGTTCGCCTTCGTCGGCATGGCCCTGGCCTACTTCGCCTACCGGCACAACCTGCCGCTGGCCTTGCGTTCGGCGCTGTACCCGCTGATCGGCAAACGCATCAACGGCCCCATCGGCTACGCAGTCGACGGTTTCGGCATCATCGCCACGGTGTTCGGCCTCGGTGCCGACATGGGCTTCGGCGTGCTGCACCTCAACTCGGGGCTGGACTATCTGTTCGGCATTCCCCATACCCAGTGGATCCAGGTCGGGCTGATCGTGCTGATGATGGGCGCGGCCATCGCCGTCGCGGTGGCCGGTGTCGACAAGGGCGTGCGGGTGATGTCCGACATCAACATGCTGCTGGCCTGTGCGCTGCTGCTGTTCGTGTTGTTCGCCGGGCCCACCCAGCACCTGCTCAACACCCTGATACAGAACCTCGGTGACTACCTCGGCGCGTTGCCGACCAAAAGTTTCGACCTCTACGCCTACGACCAGCCCAGTGACTGGCTCGGCGGCTGGACGGTGTTCTACTGGGCCTGGTGGATTGCCTGGGCGCCATTCGTGGGCCTGTTCATCGCGCGGATTTCCCGCGGCCGGACCATCCGCGAATTCGTCTTCGGCGTGCTGTTGATTCCGCTGGGTTTCACCCTGGCGTGGATGTCGATCTTCGGCAACAGCGCCATCGAGCAGGTGCTCAACCACGGCATGAGCGCCCTCGGCCAGTCGGCCATCGACGACCCGTCGCGCACTCTGTACCTGCTGCTGGAAACCTACCCGTGGAGCCGCACGGTGATCGCAGTGACGGTGTTCATCAGCTTCGTGTTCTTCGTCACGTCGGCCGACTCCGGCACCGTGGTGCTGTCGACGCTCTCCGCGCGTGGCGGCAATGCCGACGAGGACGGGCCGAAATGGCTGCGGGTATTCTGGGGCGCGATGACCGCCCTGATCACCAGCGCGCTGCTGTTCTCCGGCAGTATCGATGCACTGAAATCGGCGGTGGTGCTGACCTCGCTGCCGTTCTCGCTGATTCTGCTGTTGATGATGTGGGGGCTGCACAAGGCGTTCTATCTGGAGTCGCAGAAACGCATCGCCCAGTTGCACTCCCTGGCGCCGGTGTCGCCTGCACGCCGTGGCCGGGGTGGCTGGCGCCAGCGTCTGAGCCAGGCGGTGCACTTCCCGTCGCGGGACGAGGTCTATCGGTTCCTCGACCAGACCGTGCGGCCGGCCATCGAGGAAGTCACTGCGGTGTTCGTCGAGAAGGGTCTGAACGTGGTCACCCAGCCCGACCCGGCCAACGACAACGTCAGCCTGGAAATCGGCCATGGCGACCTGCACCCGTTCGTCTACCAGGTGCAGATGCGCGGCTACTTCACGCCCTCCTTCGCCCTCGGCGGGTTGGGCTCAAGGGACATGCGCAACCGCCGCTACTACCGCGCCGAGGTGCACCTGAGCGAAGGCAGCCAGGACTACGACCTGATGGGCTACAGCAAGGAGCAGATCATCAACGACATCCTCGACCAGTACGAACGGCACATGCAGTTCCTGCACCTGGTGCGTTGA
- the tcyJ gene encoding cystine ABC transporter substrate-binding protein, which produces MNISAFRKRLLVGSLGLVLGAGLLGQAVAGEQLNQIKKAGEIKIGLEGTYPPFSFVDESGKLSGFEVELSEALAKELGVKVKLQATPWDGILAALESKRLDAVVNQVTISEERKKKYDFSKPYTVSGIQALVLKKNVDAIKSADDLAGKKVGVGLGTNYEQWLKDNQPKAIIKTYNDDPTKFQDLRIGRIDAILIDRLAALEYAKKAPDTAAAGDAFSRQEAGIALRKGEPELLDAVNKALDKLRADGTLKKLSEKYFNADVTQ; this is translated from the coding sequence ATGAATATTTCCGCATTTCGCAAGCGTCTGCTGGTTGGCAGCCTGGGTCTGGTGCTCGGCGCCGGTCTGCTGGGCCAGGCCGTGGCCGGTGAACAACTGAACCAGATCAAGAAAGCCGGCGAGATCAAGATCGGCCTGGAAGGCACCTATCCGCCGTTCAGCTTTGTCGATGAAAGCGGCAAGCTCAGCGGCTTCGAAGTCGAGTTGTCCGAGGCGCTTGCCAAGGAACTGGGCGTCAAGGTCAAGCTGCAGGCCACCCCGTGGGATGGCATTCTCGCGGCCCTGGAGTCCAAGCGTCTGGACGCGGTGGTCAATCAGGTCACCATCTCCGAAGAACGCAAGAAGAAGTACGATTTCTCTAAGCCTTACACCGTCTCCGGCATCCAGGCACTGGTCCTGAAAAAGAACGTCGATGCGATCAAGAGCGCCGACGACCTGGCTGGCAAGAAAGTCGGTGTGGGCCTGGGCACCAACTACGAACAATGGCTCAAGGACAACCAGCCCAAAGCCATCATCAAGACCTACAACGATGACCCGACCAAGTTCCAGGACCTGCGCATCGGCCGTATCGACGCGATCCTGATCGACCGCCTGGCCGCCCTGGAATACGCCAAGAAAGCCCCGGACACCGCCGCTGCCGGCGATGCCTTCTCCCGTCAGGAAGCCGGTATTGCCCTGCGCAAGGGCGAGCCTGAACTGCTCGACGCCGTGAACAAGGCCCTCGACAAGCTGCGTGCTGACGGCACCCTGAAGAAGCTGTCCGAAAAATACTTCAACGCTGACGTCACTCAATAA
- a CDS encoding LacI family DNA-binding transcriptional regulator, with protein MTADKAPGRKRRGAGRVTLSTVAQAAGVSAITVSRYFNNPEQVSPERRERIAAAVEELGYVPNLVAGGLASARGRIVAMVIPNISGPIFANTIQGFSDTLGRHGYQPLLASSYFSAEQEESAVRAFLGWSPAALVLTSRFHSVGTEKMIAEADIPVIEIWDHQPQRAPLQIGFSHHEVGVSAARYLHGKGYRRIAFVQNSAPGDFSALERRDGYAATLGELGLEPWVFAPDAGLAPFEAGKQAMQALMSVATRPDAIIFANDNLAAGGLLAGQRAGLKIPEDCAVLGFGDYPFAEMLLPSLSTLKPPALEIGVLAATRILESLGVLPTDEVQRLNLLTCQLIERESA; from the coding sequence TTGACTGCTGACAAAGCGCCAGGCCGCAAGCGCCGTGGAGCCGGACGTGTCACCTTGAGCACGGTTGCCCAGGCGGCCGGGGTCTCGGCGATCACCGTGTCGCGGTATTTCAACAACCCCGAGCAGGTCTCGCCCGAGCGCCGCGAGCGGATCGCGGCGGCGGTCGAGGAGCTGGGCTACGTGCCGAACCTGGTGGCGGGTGGGCTGGCGTCGGCCCGGGGGCGGATCGTCGCGATGGTGATCCCGAACATCTCCGGCCCGATCTTCGCCAACACCATCCAGGGCTTCAGTGACACCCTGGGTCGGCATGGCTACCAACCGCTGTTGGCGTCGAGCTACTTCTCGGCGGAGCAGGAGGAAAGTGCGGTGCGCGCGTTTCTCGGCTGGTCGCCGGCGGCGCTGGTACTGACCAGCCGGTTCCACAGTGTGGGCACCGAAAAGATGATCGCCGAAGCGGACATTCCGGTGATCGAGATCTGGGACCATCAGCCGCAGCGCGCGCCGTTGCAGATCGGTTTTTCCCACCATGAAGTCGGGGTCAGCGCCGCCCGTTACCTGCATGGCAAGGGCTATCGGCGGATCGCCTTCGTGCAGAACAGCGCACCGGGGGACTTCAGTGCGCTGGAGCGCCGTGATGGTTACGCGGCGACCCTGGGCGAGCTGGGGCTGGAGCCCTGGGTATTTGCCCCGGATGCCGGCCTGGCGCCGTTCGAGGCCGGCAAGCAGGCGATGCAGGCGCTGATGAGCGTCGCCACCCGGCCCGACGCGATCATCTTCGCCAACGACAACCTGGCGGCCGGCGGCCTGCTGGCCGGGCAGCGTGCCGGGCTGAAGATTCCTGAGGACTGCGCGGTGCTGGGTTTCGGCGATTACCCGTTCGCCGAAATGCTCCTGCCGAGTCTGAGTACCCTCAAGCCGCCGGCCCTGGAGATCGGTGTGCTGGCGGCGACGCGGATACTGGAAAGTCTCGGCGTGCTGCCGACGGATGAGGTGCAACGCCTGAACCTGCTGACCTGCCAACTGATCGAGCGTGAGAGCGCCTGA
- the epsC gene encoding serine O-acetyltransferase EpsC: MSERSSHWQLQTIVSQLRSARDEWRSRNGRVSDEQGGRELPSRQAMADILEALCGALFPMRLGPVDLREESEDFYVGHTLDAALNALLAQARLELRYAARHDGQADAEVQAKALRLIQDFAMALPQLRRLLDTDVLAAYHGDPAARSVDEVLLCYPGILAVIHHRLAHHLYRAGLPLLARISAEIAHSATGIDIHPGAQIGPSFFIDHGTGVVIGETAIIGERVRIYQAVTLGAKRFPADEDGQLQKGHPRHPIVEDDVVIYAGATILGRITIGKGATIGGNVWLTRSVPAGCNLTQANLQQHENEIQR, translated from the coding sequence GTGAGCGAGCGTTCCAGCCATTGGCAATTACAGACCATTGTCAGCCAGTTGCGCAGCGCCCGGGATGAGTGGCGCAGCCGCAACGGGCGGGTCAGTGATGAACAGGGTGGACGCGAGCTGCCCTCACGCCAGGCCATGGCAGACATTCTCGAGGCCCTGTGTGGGGCGCTGTTCCCGATGCGCCTGGGGCCGGTGGACCTGCGCGAGGAAAGCGAGGACTTCTATGTCGGCCACACCCTGGACGCTGCCCTCAACGCCCTGCTGGCCCAGGCCCGCCTGGAGCTGCGCTATGCCGCCCGGCATGACGGACAGGCCGATGCCGAGGTGCAGGCCAAGGCCCTGCGGCTGATCCAGGACTTCGCCATGGCCCTGCCGCAACTGCGCCGGCTGCTCGACACCGATGTCCTGGCGGCCTACCACGGCGACCCGGCGGCGCGCAGCGTCGACGAAGTGCTGCTGTGCTACCCGGGCATTCTCGCGGTGATCCACCACCGCCTGGCACACCACCTGTACCGTGCCGGGTTGCCGCTGCTGGCGCGGATCAGTGCGGAAATCGCTCACTCGGCCACCGGCATCGATATCCATCCGGGTGCACAGATCGGCCCCAGCTTCTTCATCGACCACGGTACCGGTGTGGTGATCGGCGAGACGGCGATCATCGGCGAACGGGTGAGGATCTACCAGGCGGTGACCCTGGGCGCCAAGCGCTTCCCGGCGGACGAGGACGGTCAGTTGCAGAAAGGCCACCCACGGCATCCGATTGTCGAGGACGACGTGGTGATCTATGCCGGCGCGACCATCCTGGGACGCATCACCATCGGCAAGGGCGCCACCATCGGCGGCAACGTCTGGCTGACCCGCAGCGTGCCGGCCGGCTGCAACCTGACCCAGGCCAATCTGCAGCAGCATGAGAACGAGATTCAGCGCTGA
- a CDS encoding SDR family oxidoreductase — translation MVTGASRGIGAVIARQLAAQGFAVAINYASSTEEASALVVELRQAGHPAIAIKADVGNSSDVARLFEETELQLGKVDVLINNAGILKVLPLAEHSDELFDQTFAINTRGTFNTLREAAKRMNDDGRIVNFSSSTVGLNLPGYSVYIASKAAVESLTQVFAKELRGRRITVNAVAPGPVATELFLHGKSEEQVQTFARMPPLERLGQPEDIAEIVSFLVSPAAGWVNGQVLRANGGLV, via the coding sequence ATCGTCACCGGCGCCTCGCGTGGTATCGGCGCGGTGATCGCCCGCCAACTGGCGGCGCAGGGCTTTGCCGTGGCGATCAACTATGCGAGCAGTACCGAGGAGGCCTCGGCACTGGTAGTGGAACTGCGCCAGGCCGGCCACCCGGCCATAGCGATCAAGGCTGACGTCGGCAACTCCAGCGATGTTGCGCGGCTGTTCGAGGAAACCGAACTGCAACTGGGCAAGGTCGATGTGCTGATCAACAACGCCGGAATCCTCAAGGTGTTGCCGCTGGCCGAGCACAGTGACGAGCTGTTCGACCAGACGTTCGCCATCAATACCCGGGGTACCTTCAATACCCTGCGTGAGGCGGCGAAGCGGATGAATGACGATGGGCGCATCGTCAACTTCTCCAGCAGCACCGTGGGCTTGAACCTGCCGGGTTACTCGGTGTACATCGCCAGCAAGGCGGCGGTGGAGTCCCTTACCCAGGTGTTTGCCAAGGAGCTGCGTGGCCGGCGCATCACCGTCAATGCCGTGGCCCCGGGGCCGGTGGCGACCGAACTGTTCCTGCACGGCAAGAGCGAGGAGCAGGTCCAGACCTTTGCCCGTATGCCACCGCTGGAGCGCCTGGGGCAGCCGGAGGATATCGCCGAGATCGTATCGTTCCTGGTGAGCCCGGCGGCGGGCTGGGTCAATGGCCAGGTGTTGCGGGCCAATGGTGGGTTGGTCTGA
- the tcyL gene encoding cystine ABC transporter permease: MEAGLQLALDSAPFLLKGAYYTVILSLGGMFFGLLLGFGLALMRLSRFKLLSGIARVYVSFFRGTPLLVQLFLIYYGLPQVGIELDPIPAAMIGFSLNMAAYACEILRAAIASIERGQWEAAASIGMTRAQTLRRAILPQAMRTALPPLGNSFISLVKDTALAATIQVPELFRQAQLVSARTFEIFTMYLSAALIYWVLASILAYFQNRLEVRVNRHDLES; encoded by the coding sequence ATGGAAGCAGGTTTGCAACTCGCGCTGGACTCCGCACCCTTTCTGCTCAAGGGTGCGTACTACACGGTGATTCTCAGCCTCGGCGGGATGTTTTTCGGCTTGCTGCTGGGCTTCGGCCTGGCCTTGATGCGTCTGTCGCGCTTCAAGCTGCTCAGCGGGATCGCCCGGGTCTACGTGTCGTTCTTTCGCGGCACGCCGCTACTGGTGCAACTGTTCTTGATCTACTACGGTTTGCCACAAGTGGGCATCGAGCTGGATCCGATCCCGGCGGCCATGATCGGCTTTTCGCTGAACATGGCCGCTTACGCCTGTGAAATCCTGCGTGCTGCCATCGCTTCCATCGAGCGCGGTCAGTGGGAAGCTGCAGCCAGTATCGGCATGACCCGTGCGCAAACCCTGCGTCGGGCCATCCTGCCCCAGGCGATGCGTACCGCCTTGCCACCCTTGGGCAACAGCTTCATTTCATTGGTCAAGGACACGGCGCTGGCGGCTACGATCCAGGTGCCCGAATTGTTCCGTCAGGCGCAACTGGTGTCGGCACGTACATTTGAAATTTTCACCATGTATCTGTCCGCGGCCCTGATTTACTGGGTATTGGCAAGCATCCTGGCGTATTTTCAGAATCGCCTGGAAGTCCGGGTCAACCGGCATGACCTGGAGTCCTGA
- the ycaC gene encoding isochorismate family cysteine hydrolase YcaC has protein sequence MSKPTYNRLNKDDAVVLLVDHQTGLISLVQDFSPNEFKNNVLALADLAKFFELPTILTTSFEQGPNGPLVPELKEMFPDAPYIARPGQINAWDNEDFVKAIKATGRKQLIIAGVVTDVCVAFPTLSALAEGFDVFVVTDASGTFNTTVQQAAWNRMTQAGAQMMNWFSVACELHRDWRNDIEGLGNLLSQRIPNYRNLMNSYAALTAR, from the coding sequence ATGAGCAAGCCAACCTACAACCGCCTGAACAAAGACGACGCCGTAGTCCTGCTGGTCGACCACCAGACCGGTCTGATTTCCCTGGTCCAGGACTTCTCGCCGAACGAGTTCAAGAACAACGTGTTGGCGTTGGCTGACCTGGCCAAATTCTTCGAACTGCCGACCATCCTGACCACCAGCTTCGAGCAAGGTCCCAACGGCCCGCTGGTTCCAGAACTGAAAGAGATGTTCCCGGACGCGCCCTACATCGCCCGCCCAGGCCAGATCAACGCCTGGGACAACGAAGACTTCGTCAAGGCGATCAAGGCGACCGGCCGCAAGCAACTGATCATCGCCGGTGTGGTGACCGACGTTTGCGTAGCATTCCCGACCCTGTCGGCCCTGGCTGAAGGCTTCGACGTGTTCGTGGTGACCGATGCTTCCGGCACCTTCAACACCACCGTGCAGCAGGCCGCATGGAACCGCATGACCCAGGCTGGTGCGCAGATGATGAACTGGTTCTCGGTGGCCTGTGAGCTGCACCGCGACTGGCGCAACGATATCGAAGGTTTGGGCAACCTGCTGTCGCAGCGTATCCCCAACTACCGCAACCTGATGAACAGCTACGCGGCGCTGACGGCCCGCTGA
- the tcyN gene encoding L-cystine ABC transporter ATP-binding protein TcyN yields the protein MIVVEQLTKQFNGQSVLKGIDLKVEAGEVVAIIGPSGSGKTTFLRCLNFLEEPSSGRIQVGEIKIDGSRPLSQQQSLIRKLRQQVGFVFQNFNLFPHRTALENVIEGPIVVKKTPRDQAVALGRKLLAKVGLAGKEESYPRRLSGGQQQRVAIARALAMEPQVILFDEPTSALDPELVGEVLATIRGLAEEKRTMVIVTHEMSFARDVANRVVFFDKGVIVEQGEAKALFANPKEERTRQFLSKFLGDA from the coding sequence ATGATCGTGGTTGAACAACTGACCAAGCAATTCAATGGCCAGAGCGTGCTCAAGGGCATCGACCTCAAGGTCGAGGCCGGCGAGGTGGTGGCGATCATCGGCCCCAGTGGTTCCGGCAAGACCACCTTTCTGCGTTGCCTGAACTTTCTCGAAGAACCGTCCAGCGGCCGGATCCAGGTCGGTGAGATCAAGATCGACGGCAGTCGTCCGCTGAGCCAGCAACAGAGCCTGATCCGCAAGCTGCGCCAGCAGGTGGGTTTCGTGTTCCAGAACTTCAACCTGTTCCCCCACCGCACGGCGCTGGAGAACGTCATCGAAGGCCCGATCGTGGTCAAGAAGACCCCGCGCGACCAGGCCGTGGCCCTGGGCCGCAAGCTGTTGGCCAAGGTCGGCCTGGCGGGCAAGGAAGAGTCCTATCCACGGCGTCTGTCCGGTGGGCAGCAGCAGCGCGTGGCGATTGCCCGGGCGTTGGCGATGGAGCCGCAGGTGATCCTGTTCGATGAGCCGACGTCGGCCCTAGATCCGGAACTGGTGGGGGAAGTGCTGGCGACCATTCGCGGCCTGGCGGAAGAAAAGCGCACCATGGTCATCGTCACCCACGAAATGAGTTTTGCTCGTGACGTGGCCAATCGGGTGGTCTTTTTCGACAAGGGCGTGATTGTCGAGCAAGGTGAAGCCAAGGCGCTGTTTGCCAACCCGAAAGAAGAACGTACTCGGCAATTTCTCAGTAAGTTTCTGGGTGATGCGTAG
- a CDS encoding D-cysteine desulfhydrase — translation MIKQQLARFDRLPLLEQATPLEKLERLSAWVGREIYIKRDDLTPLALGGNKLRKLEYLAADALATGADTLVTAGAIQSNHVRQTAALAARLGLGCVALLENPTGTEDGNYLGNGNRLLLELFDARVELVDNLDNADEQLQALAERLRSNGKKPYLVPIGGSNALGALGYVRAGLELAAQIEATGLEFAAVVLASGSAGTHSGLALGLSETLPQLPVIGVTVSRSDEAQRPKVQGLAERTAELLGVPLPESFKVQLWDEYFAPRYGEPNAGTLAAVRLLASQEGILLDPVYTGKAMAGLLDGIGLQRFDEGPIIFLHTGGAPALFAYDASFA, via the coding sequence ATGATCAAACAACAGCTCGCTCGCTTCGACCGCCTGCCCCTCCTCGAGCAGGCCACGCCCCTGGAAAAACTGGAACGCCTGTCGGCGTGGGTGGGCCGCGAGATCTACATCAAGCGCGATGACCTGACACCCCTGGCGCTGGGTGGCAACAAGCTGCGCAAACTCGAATACCTGGCGGCCGATGCGCTGGCGACGGGAGCCGATACGCTGGTCACCGCCGGGGCGATCCAGTCCAATCATGTCCGCCAGACCGCCGCCCTGGCAGCCCGCCTGGGCCTGGGTTGCGTGGCCCTGCTGGAAAACCCGACCGGCACCGAGGACGGCAATTACCTGGGCAACGGCAACCGCCTGCTGCTGGAGCTGTTCGATGCGCGGGTCGAGTTGGTGGACAACCTGGACAACGCCGATGAGCAGTTGCAGGCCCTGGCCGAACGCCTGCGCAGCAACGGCAAGAAGCCTTATCTGGTGCCGATCGGGGGCTCCAATGCCCTGGGCGCGTTGGGTTATGTGCGTGCGGGTCTGGAGCTGGCCGCGCAGATCGAAGCGACCGGGCTGGAGTTTGCCGCCGTGGTGCTGGCCTCGGGCAGCGCTGGCACCCACAGTGGCCTGGCCTTGGGCCTGAGCGAAACCTTGCCGCAGTTGCCGGTGATCGGCGTGACAGTCTCGCGCAGCGACGAGGCGCAACGGCCGAAGGTGCAGGGGCTGGCCGAACGCACTGCCGAGTTGCTGGGCGTGCCGCTGCCGGAAAGCTTCAAGGTGCAGTTGTGGGACGAATATTTTGCCCCGCGCTACGGCGAGCCGAATGCCGGGACCTTGGCAGCGGTCAGGCTGCTGGCGAGCCAGGAAGGCATCCTGCTCGACCCGGTGTATACCGGCAAGGCGATGGCCGGGCTGCTTGATGGCATCGGCCTGCAGCGTTTCGACGAGGGGCCGATCATTTTCCTGCATACCGGCGGGGCGCCGGCGCTGTTTGCCTATGACGCGTCGTTTGCCTGA
- a CDS encoding LysR family transcriptional regulator: MDQVKAMKVFVRIYERSSFTLAAEDLNLPRATLTHTLNQFEAWLGTRLLERSTRRVRPTLDGEAYYSRCVQLLAQLEEAELAFRTVAPKGRLRVDLQGTLARYFVIPALPAFLERYPDIDVSISEANHFIDLIAEGVDCVLRSGNLGDSSLIGKRVATLRQVTCASPAYLRKYGEPRSLADLSRHQGVNYVSRATGKLYPFEFIEQGELREIPLAGRVSVFGAEIYAASAVAGLGLIQVPHYRVAEQIDQGLLREVLSNHPPPPMPVSVLYPQNRHMSPRVRVFVDWISEVFANAV; the protein is encoded by the coding sequence ATGGACCAGGTCAAGGCGATGAAGGTGTTCGTGCGGATCTACGAGCGCAGCAGCTTCACCCTGGCCGCCGAAGACCTGAACCTGCCCCGCGCGACCCTGACCCACACCCTCAACCAGTTCGAAGCCTGGCTCGGCACCCGACTGCTGGAACGCAGCACCCGCCGCGTACGCCCGACCCTCGACGGCGAGGCCTACTACTCGCGTTGCGTGCAGTTGCTGGCGCAGCTGGAAGAAGCCGAACTGGCGTTCCGTACGGTGGCGCCCAAGGGCCGCCTGCGCGTCGACCTGCAGGGCACCCTGGCGCGCTATTTCGTGATCCCGGCGCTACCGGCCTTCCTTGAGCGCTACCCGGACATCGACGTGTCCATCAGCGAAGCCAACCACTTCATCGACCTGATCGCCGAAGGCGTCGACTGTGTGTTGCGCTCGGGCAATCTCGGCGACTCGTCGTTGATCGGCAAACGGGTGGCCACCCTGCGCCAGGTGACCTGTGCCAGTCCGGCCTACCTGCGCAAATACGGTGAACCGCGCAGCCTCGCCGACCTCAGCCGGCACCAGGGGGTGAACTACGTATCGCGGGCCACCGGCAAGCTCTATCCGTTCGAATTCATCGAGCAGGGCGAGTTGCGGGAAATCCCACTGGCCGGCCGGGTGTCGGTGTTCGGCGCAGAAATCTATGCCGCCTCGGCAGTGGCCGGACTCGGACTGATCCAGGTGCCGCACTACCGGGTAGCGGAACAGATCGACCAGGGCCTGCTGCGCGAAGTCCTGTCGAACCATCCGCCGCCGCCGATGCCGGTCTCGGTGCTGTACCCGCAGAACCGGCACATGTCGCCACGGGTACGGGTGTTCGTCGACTGGATCAGCGAAGTGTTCGCCAATGCCGTCTGA